The Pelodiscus sinensis isolate JC-2024 chromosome 30, ASM4963464v1, whole genome shotgun sequence genome has a window encoding:
- the LOC142821069 gene encoding olfactory receptor 10G6-like yields MECGNGSQLTHFVLLGFPYPPELRVPLFLFFLLIYLLTLGGNLLILLAVARERRLHKPMYWFLCHLSFLDMTVSSVVVPKVVAGFLPGGGAISFQGCVAQIFFFHFLGSTECFLYTVMAYDRFLAICKPLRYGVLMSSRACLLLAAGTWLLGALHSLLETALTFRLPYGRDTRVDYIICDIPAVLKLACGDTSLNELVTLIDVGFLAMTCFLLILTSYVYIVSAILRIRSTEGRRRAFSTCAAHLTVVVTYYVPVVFIYTRPGSQDPVDRVVAVFYTTVTPFLNPLIYTLRNKEMKAALMRLGGRRQAEPEE; encoded by the coding sequence ATGGAGTGCGGGAACGGCTCCCAGCTGACCCATTTCGTCCTGCTGGGGTTCCCGTACCCCCCCGAGCTGCGGGTGCCCttgttcctcttcttcctcctcatctACCTGCTGACGCTGGGCGGGAACCTGCTCATCCTGCTGGCGGTGGCCCGGGAGCGCCGGCTGCACAAGCCCATGTACTGGTTCCTCTGCCACTTGTCCTTCCTGGACATGACGGTCTCCTCCGTGGTGGTGCCCAAGGTGGTGGCCGGCTTCCTGCCGGGCGGCGGGGCCATCTCCTTTCAGGGCTGCGTGGCCCAGATCTTCTTCTTCCACTTCCTGGGCTCCACCGAGTGCTTCCTCTACACggtcatggcctacgaccgcttcCTGGCCATCTGCAAGCCGCTGCGCTACGGCGTCCTGATGAGCAGCAGAGCCTGCCTGCTCCTGGCCGCGGGGACCTGGCTCCTGGGCGCCCTGCACTCGCTGCTAGAAACCGCGCTCACCTTCCGGCTGCCCTACGGCCGGGACACCCGGGTCGACTACATCATCTGCGACATCCCGGCTGTGCTGAAGCTGGCCTGCGGGGACACGTCACTCAACGAGCTGGTGACATTGATTGACGTGGGCTTCCTGGCCATGACCTGCTTCCTGCTGATCCTAACGTCCTACGTCTACATCGTCTCGGCCATCCTGAGAATCCGCTCCACCGAGGGCAGGCGCCGGGCCTTCTCCACCTGTGCGGCTCACCTCACCGTGGTGGTCACCTACTACGTGCCTGTGGTCTTCATCTATACAAGACCAGGTTCCCAGGACCCCGTGGACAGGGTGGTGGCTGTTTTCTACACCACGGTGACTCCGTTCCTCAACCCCCTCATCTACACACTGAGGAACAAGGAGATGAAAGCTGCCCTGATgagactggggggcaggagacaggcggAGCCTGAAGAATGA